The following coding sequences are from one Candidatus Nitrohelix vancouverensis window:
- the clpB gene encoding ATP-dependent chaperone ClpB: MRFDKMTIKLQEAIQSAQSLCDEYGQQAIEAAHLTLCLLRDPDGVGRALMKTIGVNSTTLENRLLDTIAKYPKVSGSPAQTYISPTLKETLDQAFNESKKMKDEFLSGEHVFLAVAENKKTNADFKALGVTKDALLKAMQTVRGSQRVTDQNPESKYQALEKFCIDLTDRARSGKLDPVIGRDVEIRRAIQVLSRRTKNNPVLIGEPGVGKTAIVEGLAQRIDHGDVPEGLKDKKIMMLDLAQLVAGTKYRGEFEDRLKSVLKGINDSDGQIILFIDELHTLVGAGSAEGSMDASNMLKPALARGELRCVGATTLNEYRKHIEKDAALERRFQPVLVGEPSIEDTVSILRGLKEKYEIHHGVRIQDSALLAAARLSHRYIADRQLPDKAIDLIDEAASSLRMQIDSMPAEIDQLQRKITQLEIEREALKKEDDKESKSRQGVIEGEIKELKGKCDSMRKQWEKEKAIIEEKRSLKEKIESTRQSYESAERDGNLEEAATLKYGSYPRLVKEMDDLLLRLQEAQGEGRMLNEEVGEEEISSIVSKWTGIPVERMLQSEKQRLLNMEQTIHKRVVGQDEAVRLVSNAIRRSRAGLQDAKRPIGNFLFMGPTGVGKTQLALSLAEFLFDDEQAMVRIDMSEFMEKHSVSRLIGAPPGYVGYDEGGYLTEHVRRKPYSVVLFDEIEKAHPDVFNIFLQILDEGRLTDGQGKTVDFRNTVILMTSNIGGRMIHEFGMRFAEFENSEDEDKRQTWEKEFEQVKTSIWKELRENFRPEFLNRLDDVVIFRNLSRKQIKEIVEVQLGNIRTLLKERRMTLSLSDNAMEALAEKGYDPVFGARPLKRVLQKYIQDPLSMKILGEEIHDGDSIYVDCNGSGTDSFHFERKNAVTEN; this comes from the coding sequence ATGCGATTTGACAAAATGACAATCAAACTTCAAGAAGCGATTCAATCGGCGCAATCCCTTTGCGACGAGTACGGTCAGCAGGCGATTGAAGCGGCGCATTTGACCTTGTGTCTCCTCCGTGATCCCGACGGCGTCGGTCGCGCCTTGATGAAAACGATTGGCGTCAATTCCACAACTCTGGAAAATCGCCTGCTCGATACCATCGCAAAATATCCCAAAGTATCAGGAAGCCCGGCGCAAACTTATATTTCTCCGACATTGAAAGAAACGCTGGACCAGGCCTTTAACGAGTCCAAAAAAATGAAGGATGAATTCTTGAGCGGGGAGCATGTCTTTCTTGCCGTAGCGGAGAATAAAAAGACCAACGCCGATTTCAAAGCGCTGGGAGTCACGAAAGATGCGCTCTTGAAAGCGATGCAGACGGTTCGCGGAAGTCAGCGCGTTACCGATCAGAATCCTGAATCCAAATATCAGGCGCTGGAGAAATTTTGCATCGACTTGACGGATCGCGCGCGCTCAGGAAAGCTCGATCCGGTGATCGGACGCGACGTCGAGATCCGTCGCGCCATTCAGGTGCTGAGTCGGCGAACAAAAAATAACCCCGTTCTCATTGGCGAACCTGGCGTGGGCAAGACGGCTATCGTTGAAGGTCTGGCTCAGCGCATCGACCACGGCGACGTGCCGGAGGGCTTGAAGGATAAGAAAATCATGATGCTCGATCTCGCCCAGCTGGTCGCAGGGACCAAATATCGCGGCGAATTTGAGGATCGACTGAAAAGCGTACTTAAAGGCATCAATGACAGCGACGGACAAATCATACTTTTCATTGATGAATTGCACACCCTGGTAGGAGCCGGTTCTGCTGAAGGATCGATGGATGCGTCGAATATGTTGAAACCGGCGCTGGCGCGCGGCGAATTACGCTGTGTCGGCGCGACGACCCTGAACGAGTATCGCAAGCATATTGAAAAAGACGCCGCGCTTGAGCGTCGCTTTCAACCCGTTCTGGTTGGCGAGCCATCCATTGAGGACACGGTTTCAATATTGCGCGGCCTGAAAGAAAAGTATGAAATTCATCACGGCGTTCGCATTCAGGATTCAGCCTTGCTGGCGGCGGCGCGATTGTCGCACCGTTATATTGCCGATCGGCAATTGCCAGATAAGGCCATTGACCTGATTGATGAAGCGGCGTCCAGCCTCAGAATGCAAATCGATTCGATGCCTGCAGAGATCGATCAATTGCAGCGCAAGATCACTCAACTTGAAATCGAGCGCGAGGCTTTGAAGAAGGAAGATGATAAGGAGTCGAAGTCTCGTCAGGGCGTCATCGAGGGCGAGATCAAAGAGCTTAAAGGAAAATGCGATTCCATGCGCAAGCAATGGGAGAAGGAAAAAGCGATCATTGAAGAAAAACGTTCATTGAAGGAGAAAATTGAATCGACCCGGCAGAGTTATGAGAGCGCCGAACGCGATGGAAATCTGGAAGAAGCGGCGACCTTGAAGTACGGGTCTTATCCACGACTTGTGAAAGAGATGGATGATTTACTGCTTCGGCTCCAGGAAGCGCAAGGCGAGGGACGCATGCTCAATGAAGAAGTTGGAGAGGAAGAAATCTCCAGCATCGTTTCCAAGTGGACGGGAATCCCGGTCGAACGCATGCTCCAGTCCGAGAAGCAACGCTTGTTGAATATGGAACAGACAATTCACAAACGAGTGGTGGGTCAGGACGAGGCGGTGCGATTGGTTTCGAATGCGATTCGACGGTCTCGCGCTGGATTGCAGGACGCCAAGCGTCCGATCGGAAACTTTTTATTCATGGGGCCGACCGGCGTGGGTAAAACGCAACTGGCCTTGTCGCTTGCGGAGTTTCTCTTCGACGACGAACAGGCGATGGTTCGCATCGACATGTCCGAGTTCATGGAAAAGCATTCGGTATCGCGCTTGATCGGAGCGCCTCCGGGCTATGTGGGTTACGACGAAGGCGGATATCTTACCGAGCATGTGCGCCGCAAACCTTACTCGGTTGTTTTATTCGACGAAATTGAAAAGGCGCATCCGGATGTGTTTAATATCTTCCTCCAGATTCTGGATGAGGGGCGCCTGACCGATGGGCAAGGTAAGACGGTTGATTTTCGCAATACCGTTATCCTGATGACGTCAAACATCGGAGGCAGAATGATTCATGAATTTGGAATGCGTTTTGCCGAATTCGAAAATTCAGAGGATGAGGATAAGAGGCAGACCTGGGAGAAAGAATTTGAACAGGTCAAGACTTCGATATGGAAAGAACTGCGAGAAAACTTCCGGCCTGAATTTCTCAACCGGCTTGATGATGTGGTCATTTTCCGTAATCTCAGTCGCAAGCAGATTAAGGAAATTGTTGAAGTGCAACTGGGCAATATCAGAACCCTTCTGAAAGAACGCAGAATGACTCTGTCCTTGTCTGACAATGCGATGGAAGCGCTGGCGGAGAAGGGCTATGATCCGGTTTTTGGAGCGAGGCCTTTGAAGCGCGTTCTGCAGAAATATATTCAGGACCCGCTGTCGATGAAAATTCTAGGCGAAGAGATTCACGACGGCGATTCCATTTATGTGGATTGCAATGGTTCGGGAACGGATTCGTTTCATTTTGAAAGAAAGAACGCAGTCACAGAAAACTAG
- a CDS encoding UvrD-helicase domain-containing protein: MTNLPDDEARQKALDPSRSYIVQAPAGSGKTELLIQRYLRLLAIVECPEQILAMTFTRKAAGEMKHRIVKALDSGQNEKAPEEIHALKTWTLAKNALAQDRLKGWNLLDNPTRLKIQTIDSFCTGLVKQMPLRSELGGPVGVEERPQALYKEAARRILSSIESNRPEGNRVRSILSHLDGSKSILLKRIMDLYQKRDQWMTIFHEDFSVGDETRIFFERLLQKLIASKLREVSDAFPQELEKELVQAANYAAENLKVKSPAHPIVGLESMLALPLPDIENYDHWQALTELLLTKAGDIRKTADVRLGFPSDKNVESKNMKKRFTQLLETLSENKSLGELLKSVQNLPPPRFTEDEWKILQETIQLFPLLSNTLRRVFKETGRIDFSEITLSARKALGTDEDPTDLLLYLDYKLQHILVDEFQDTSFKQFHLLEALTSGWERDDGRSLFIVGDPQQSIYRFRDAEVGLFLKAQENGIGEVPLAKLTLTSNFRSHGALVDWFNACFQSAFPHHENSELGAISYSPSTTVIEDSSQSDMPAPGVELHSFLTSDAHKDTAQDEAETIAALSSRYLRDCPQASIAILVKSRAHLAQIVATLRDKNIPFQAEEIDILTSRPAIQDLLALMRALLSPNDDIAWASILRAPWCGMSLQDLQLIRQEDLSAPLALQIRHPEIHSALTEDGRKRLERFNQVMEQSGATDSGLRFRDLLEGVWISLGGPACIGVCSVEDIEVFFDEIEKATANGDLSQLNQFSARLDSLYAAPQTHQGNALQIMTMHKAKGLEFDIVLLPGLGKKPRPDEKRLVYWMPYDEGILIAPIEEKGGEKNKIYEFINTINKTKNQYESARLLYVATTRAKRKLHLLGHTSDKEEGPVPARHSALDMLWPHLQSEWVQASIANLPETPADSSDETPQFTALKRLAAEVALPEPDPDIEIGATLEMSFEQDMKPLFFWAGSEARYLGTSLHRCFQKIAEDGAEQWDEQRIQKLHPKMIASLQSQGLSKSSAEAQAEKGMRALKLALEDSTGRWILSNREQAETEYALTRFSNNRFIERIIDRTFIDKGIRWIIDFKTGEHQGSNLESFFEEEMIRYRPQLDQYESILIEKGETLPIKKALYYPLHSRLVEL; the protein is encoded by the coding sequence ATGACAAACCTGCCGGATGATGAGGCCCGACAAAAAGCACTGGACCCTTCGCGCTCCTATATCGTCCAGGCTCCCGCAGGCTCCGGAAAAACGGAATTGTTGATTCAACGCTACCTGCGTCTGCTCGCGATTGTGGAATGTCCTGAACAAATTCTAGCCATGACCTTCACGCGCAAAGCCGCGGGCGAAATGAAGCATCGTATTGTCAAGGCTCTTGACTCTGGACAAAATGAAAAAGCGCCCGAGGAAATACACGCTCTAAAAACATGGACGCTCGCGAAGAACGCTCTGGCTCAGGATCGCTTGAAAGGCTGGAACCTGCTCGACAATCCCACCCGACTGAAAATTCAGACCATCGATTCCTTCTGCACGGGACTCGTCAAGCAAATGCCCCTTCGTTCCGAATTAGGCGGCCCGGTCGGCGTGGAAGAAAGGCCCCAGGCTTTATACAAGGAAGCCGCGCGACGAATTTTATCCAGCATCGAATCGAACCGTCCGGAAGGAAATCGCGTGCGATCTATTTTGTCGCACCTCGACGGATCCAAAAGCATACTCCTGAAGCGCATCATGGATCTGTACCAGAAGCGCGACCAATGGATGACTATTTTTCATGAAGATTTTTCGGTCGGCGATGAGACCCGCATCTTTTTCGAAAGATTATTACAAAAACTGATCGCTTCAAAATTGCGCGAGGTCAGCGACGCGTTCCCGCAGGAACTGGAAAAGGAACTCGTTCAAGCCGCCAACTACGCCGCAGAAAACTTGAAGGTCAAATCCCCGGCACACCCCATCGTCGGGCTGGAAAGCATGTTAGCCCTGCCTCTTCCAGATATCGAAAACTACGATCACTGGCAGGCCCTTACAGAATTACTGCTCACCAAGGCGGGAGACATTCGCAAGACCGCCGACGTTCGACTTGGATTCCCATCAGACAAAAACGTAGAAAGCAAAAATATGAAAAAGCGTTTCACGCAATTGCTGGAAACTTTGTCGGAAAATAAATCACTGGGAGAACTTTTAAAAAGCGTACAAAATCTGCCGCCTCCGCGATTCACGGAAGACGAATGGAAAATTCTGCAGGAGACCATTCAACTCTTTCCTTTATTATCGAACACGCTTCGCAGGGTCTTCAAGGAAACAGGAAGGATTGATTTTTCAGAAATCACTCTGTCGGCAAGAAAAGCCTTGGGAACGGACGAAGATCCCACCGACTTACTGCTCTATCTCGACTACAAACTTCAACACATTCTCGTCGATGAATTTCAGGACACGTCTTTCAAGCAATTTCATTTATTGGAAGCGCTCACTTCTGGCTGGGAAAGGGACGACGGACGCAGCCTTTTTATCGTCGGTGATCCTCAACAATCCATTTACCGCTTTCGCGATGCGGAGGTGGGACTGTTTCTAAAGGCCCAGGAAAATGGAATAGGAGAGGTTCCGCTGGCAAAATTAACGCTGACTTCCAATTTCCGTTCGCATGGCGCGCTGGTCGACTGGTTCAACGCTTGCTTTCAAAGCGCATTTCCGCATCATGAAAACAGCGAACTGGGAGCGATCTCGTACTCTCCTTCAACCACTGTCATTGAAGATTCCTCCCAGAGCGACATGCCTGCTCCCGGAGTCGAGTTACATTCATTCCTGACAAGCGATGCCCACAAAGACACGGCGCAGGACGAGGCGGAGACCATTGCGGCGCTTTCGTCTCGCTACCTGAGGGACTGCCCCCAAGCCAGCATTGCGATCCTTGTAAAATCCCGCGCGCACCTGGCGCAAATTGTCGCTACATTGCGCGATAAAAACATTCCTTTTCAGGCGGAAGAAATCGACATACTCACGTCGCGACCCGCGATACAGGACTTACTGGCTTTGATGCGCGCCCTGCTGTCTCCCAACGACGACATCGCATGGGCCTCAATACTCAGAGCTCCCTGGTGCGGCATGTCTCTGCAAGACCTGCAACTGATACGGCAGGAGGACCTGTCGGCGCCTCTAGCCTTACAAATTCGTCATCCAGAAATTCATTCAGCGTTGACTGAAGACGGCAGGAAACGACTGGAGCGTTTCAACCAGGTGATGGAGCAGTCCGGCGCGACCGATTCGGGCTTGCGCTTTCGCGATCTTCTCGAAGGCGTCTGGATCAGTCTTGGCGGCCCGGCCTGCATCGGCGTTTGTTCGGTGGAGGACATCGAAGTATTTTTTGATGAAATAGAAAAAGCTACGGCGAACGGCGACCTGTCCCAGTTGAATCAATTCAGCGCTCGACTGGATTCGCTCTACGCAGCGCCTCAAACGCACCAGGGAAATGCATTGCAAATCATGACCATGCACAAGGCGAAAGGATTGGAATTCGATATTGTCCTGCTACCCGGACTTGGGAAAAAGCCCCGCCCCGACGAGAAGCGGCTGGTCTACTGGATGCCTTACGATGAAGGAATTTTAATCGCTCCTATTGAGGAGAAAGGCGGAGAGAAAAATAAAATCTATGAATTCATCAATACAATCAATAAGACAAAAAACCAATATGAATCTGCGCGCCTGCTTTACGTCGCCACAACACGCGCCAAAAGGAAATTGCATTTATTGGGGCATACCAGCGACAAAGAAGAGGGGCCCGTTCCAGCCAGACATTCAGCTCTGGATATGCTCTGGCCCCATTTACAAAGCGAGTGGGTTCAGGCCAGTATAGCGAACCTTCCAGAAACCCCAGCCGACTCCAGCGACGAGACGCCGCAGTTCACGGCGCTCAAACGCCTCGCCGCAGAGGTCGCACTGCCTGAACCTGACCCCGATATTGAAATCGGCGCCACTCTGGAAATGTCTTTCGAGCAGGATATGAAACCGCTTTTTTTCTGGGCAGGATCGGAAGCGAGGTATCTGGGTACAAGCTTGCATCGGTGCTTTCAAAAAATCGCAGAGGACGGCGCTGAACAATGGGACGAGCAGAGAATACAAAAATTACATCCAAAGATGATCGCTTCCCTGCAAAGCCAGGGGCTTTCAAAATCCAGCGCAGAGGCTCAAGCCGAAAAAGGAATGAGAGCGCTTAAACTGGCGTTGGAGGATTCGACAGGGAGATGGATTCTATCCAATCGTGAGCAAGCTGAAACCGAATACGCATTGACCCGATTCTCCAATAATCGTTTCATCGAACGCATCATCGACAGGACCTTTATCGACAAGGGAATTCGATGGATCATTGATTTTAAAACCGGGGAACATCAGGGATCGAATCTGGAATCGTTTTTTGAGGAAGAAATGATTCGCTACCGTCCTCAATTAGATCAATACGAATCCATACTCATTGAAAAAGGCGAAACACTACCAATCAAAAAAGCGCTGTACTACCCTTTGCACTCCCGTCTGGTTGAGCTATGA
- a CDS encoding molybdenum cofactor biosynthesis protein MoaE, whose protein sequence is MNAVTESKVRIQKEDFVVTDEIEAMKKVSRNIGGIVTFLGTGRELSKGENISQLNFEHYPQMAEKKLEEIRVKAIEDYKIIDMSIIHRIGEIEIGENIVLIVAAGEHRKEAFAACEWAIAELKRTTPIWKRETTSNGEVWVQDTP, encoded by the coding sequence ATGAACGCCGTCACCGAATCCAAAGTCAGAATTCAGAAAGAAGATTTTGTCGTCACCGATGAAATCGAAGCGATGAAAAAAGTCTCCCGCAACATCGGCGGCATTGTAACCTTTCTCGGCACAGGCCGGGAGCTTTCCAAAGGCGAAAACATCAGTCAGCTGAACTTTGAGCATTATCCCCAAATGGCTGAAAAGAAGCTGGAAGAAATTCGCGTCAAAGCGATTGAAGATTACAAGATCATCGACATGAGCATCATTCACCGCATCGGCGAAATCGAAATCGGCGAGAATATCGTCCTGATCGTCGCCGCAGGGGAGCATCGCAAGGAAGCCTTCGCCGCATGCGAATGGGCCATTGCAGAACTCAAGCGCACCACCCCCATCTGGAAACGAGAAACGACCAGTAACGGCGAAGTCTGGGTACAGGACACTCCCTGA
- a CDS encoding MoaD/ThiS family protein, translating into MITVKYFASLKNFSNTDEDQFEASGISTLLDLSHAISKNHPQLGEMIRGKKIMVSVNLDVANLESEIHDGDEVALLPPFSGGTHS; encoded by the coding sequence ATGATCACCGTAAAATATTTTGCCAGCTTGAAAAATTTTTCCAATACGGATGAAGACCAGTTTGAGGCGAGCGGTATCTCAACCCTCCTCGACCTGAGCCACGCTATTTCAAAAAACCACCCGCAGTTGGGAGAAATGATTCGAGGGAAAAAAATCATGGTTTCCGTCAATCTGGATGTAGCCAATCTGGAATCGGAAATTCATGATGGCGACGAAGTCGCCCTGCTCCCTCCATTCTCCGGCGGGACCCACTCATAG
- the moaC gene encoding cyclic pyranopterin monophosphate synthase MoaC, whose translation MNSNLTHFNEEGRARMVDVSEKNITERVAIAEGRVHMQPETLRLIKEGQIKKGDVLAVAQVAGIMGAKKTFEMIPMCHPLLLTNVDISFKENFEPDPQTGLSSIDVTATVKVTGKTGVEMEALTAVSVASLTIYDMCKAVDKGMKFDNIQLSHKSGGKSGDYNRSDAT comes from the coding sequence ATGAACTCAAATTTAACTCATTTTAATGAAGAAGGCCGCGCCCGAATGGTGGATGTCAGCGAAAAAAACATCACCGAACGGGTCGCTATCGCAGAGGGTCGCGTTCACATGCAACCGGAGACCCTGCGACTGATTAAAGAAGGACAAATCAAAAAAGGCGATGTTCTGGCAGTCGCGCAGGTGGCCGGAATCATGGGAGCCAAGAAAACATTTGAAATGATCCCCATGTGCCACCCCCTGTTATTGACCAATGTAGACATCAGTTTCAAGGAAAATTTTGAACCCGATCCGCAAACCGGCCTGTCGTCCATCGACGTGACGGCGACGGTCAAGGTCACAGGAAAAACGGGAGTCGAAATGGAAGCCTTGACCGCCGTGTCGGTAGCGTCGCTGACCATTTACGATATGTGCAAGGCGGTCGACAAGGGAATGAAATTCGACAACATCCAATTATCGCATAAATCCGGCGGTAAATCAGGGGACTACAACCGTTCCGACGCGACCTGA
- a CDS encoding YdcF family protein, translated as MKWRRFFMVFSVLLALYAGLTLTHRSWLPFFAKFLSVEERVSPVDLVVSATATYSRFRYALDLIQQNPNAKLLLLGDTRVKLTLVNRTKLELAEAEALEEGIAPERLRASHSTSTRHDAQLARQWALENGWASAVVISDAYNMRRVRMVFESVFADTEIILGYQSPDSADTRAVFDSWWRNPTRFSYVVSEWIKFPINSVLLAKGSE; from the coding sequence ATGAAATGGAGACGCTTTTTCATGGTTTTCAGCGTTCTGCTGGCGCTCTATGCGGGTCTGACGCTCACGCATCGCTCCTGGTTGCCTTTTTTCGCTAAATTTTTGTCTGTAGAGGAACGGGTTTCTCCGGTCGATCTCGTTGTATCGGCGACGGCGACTTATTCACGTTTTCGCTACGCGCTTGATTTGATTCAGCAGAACCCCAACGCGAAGCTGCTCTTGCTGGGCGATACTCGCGTAAAACTCACTCTTGTCAACCGCACCAAATTGGAACTGGCGGAGGCGGAAGCTTTGGAGGAGGGGATAGCGCCAGAACGTTTGCGCGCCTCGCATTCAACCAGCACCCGCCACGACGCGCAGTTGGCCAGACAATGGGCTCTGGAAAATGGCTGGGCGAGCGCTGTGGTTATCAGCGACGCTTACAATATGCGCCGCGTTCGCATGGTGTTTGAGTCGGTCTTTGCAGATACAGAGATCATTCTGGGTTATCAAAGTCCGGACAGCGCCGACACGCGGGCGGTGTTTGATTCATGGTGGCGCAATCCAACGCGCTTCTCATATGTGGTCAGCGAGTGGATCAAATTCCCGATCAACAGCGTTCTGCTGGCGAAGGGAAGCGAATGA
- a CDS encoding VOC family protein, with protein MFNKIAFVSYSISDMKRSVDFYQSTLGFQLLFQVDEWAEFMIGDQRFAIRQTCEAIQQNAAMLHLETDNIEDAIARLQAQGVAIHQTVKSHDYGKLAAFLDPDGNLIGLYEAPRPTGSQSK; from the coding sequence ATGTTTAATAAAATAGCGTTCGTCTCCTATTCCATCTCGGATATGAAACGTTCTGTCGATTTCTATCAATCGACCCTGGGATTTCAATTACTGTTCCAAGTCGATGAATGGGCCGAATTCATGATCGGAGATCAGCGCTTCGCAATTCGACAAACCTGCGAAGCAATTCAACAAAACGCCGCCATGCTACACTTGGAAACCGACAACATCGAAGACGCTATCGCGCGCCTGCAAGCCCAAGGCGTCGCCATCCATCAGACTGTAAAATCTCACGACTACGGCAAGCTCGCCGCTTTTCTTGATCCCGACGGCAACCTCATCGGTCTCTACGAAGCGCCCCGGCCCACCGGGTCCCAAAGCAAATAG
- a CDS encoding EamA family transporter, with the protein MSLVNISLILISCLFHAYWNILTRSSADSRFFSALKGSWIILMASVFFLIFGVEGYSAELWGWAILSGVLHGLYIFCLSRAYHTEDISYVYPIARSAPVFVPVGAFFLLGERLSVFEWIAVLMIVVAIYVLHFDGHLIKGAVNLWNAMRHQHLRWAYFTLIMVVSYSLVDKKGMDHFLQLFPEDGLRNGVAFFFLESLVCFALYNSYLFLSFNRSDILQVWKGEWRKGILGGIATLGSYGVICIVLQFEDVSAVVSLRQISVFLVIYWGCWINNEGFGAKRMLAGALIFIGVALMSLEH; encoded by the coding sequence TTGTCCCTCGTCAACATCAGCCTCATTCTTATTTCCTGCCTGTTCCACGCCTATTGGAATATTCTCACACGTTCCAGCGCAGACTCCCGGTTTTTTTCCGCCTTGAAAGGGAGCTGGATCATTCTCATGGCGTCGGTATTCTTTCTGATATTCGGGGTGGAAGGTTACAGCGCTGAATTGTGGGGCTGGGCTATTCTGTCGGGCGTTTTGCACGGACTGTATATTTTTTGTCTGTCGAGAGCCTATCATACCGAAGATATTTCCTATGTGTACCCGATCGCACGATCGGCTCCGGTCTTCGTTCCCGTGGGGGCTTTTTTTCTGCTGGGCGAAAGACTGAGCGTTTTCGAGTGGATCGCCGTTTTGATGATTGTCGTCGCTATCTATGTGTTGCATTTTGACGGGCATCTTATAAAGGGCGCGGTCAATTTATGGAACGCGATGCGGCACCAGCATTTGCGCTGGGCGTATTTCACCCTGATCATGGTCGTGTCTTATTCCCTTGTTGACAAAAAAGGGATGGATCATTTTCTTCAGCTGTTCCCGGAAGACGGTCTGCGCAATGGAGTGGCGTTTTTCTTTCTGGAATCGCTGGTGTGTTTCGCTTTGTATAATTCCTATTTATTTCTAAGTTTCAATCGAAGCGATATTCTGCAGGTCTGGAAAGGCGAGTGGCGCAAGGGGATTCTGGGCGGGATAGCGACTTTGGGATCTTATGGGGTGATTTGCATCGTCCTGCAATTTGAAGATGTGAGCGCGGTGGTTTCCCTGCGCCAGATCAGCGTTTTTCTGGTCATTTATTGGGGGTGCTGGATCAATAATGAAGGCTTTGGCGCAAAACGCATGCTTGCGGGCGCTTTGATCTTTATTGGCGTCGCCCTCATGAGTCTGGAACACTGA
- a CDS encoding Rieske 2Fe-2S domain-containing protein, producing the protein MKKIRVAEWKDLEDRKPVYALVANVDLVVFRCDSEVSAFYGRCPHRGALLADGFIKGDNLICGVHYWDFRCDTGISEYNNEEQLPKFNAWVEDGGVYLDEEEITAWEVDHPQAYARDEYQGLYADHEGTEDEPHTSFIQQLAKNALSKLGHHGPMAAMGVPGQELPKWDDIQFVTAQLASMPLLEDESVNTEVVVGPGAKKPLRLDIPLIVSDMSFGALSEEAKISLALGAEKAGTGICSGEGGMLPEEQKANSRYFYELASARFGFSMDKLKDVQAFHFKGGQGAKTGTGGHLPGEKVKGKIATVRGLKEGEAAVSPPRFPDWDSIEPIKEFAQKVREETGGIPIGYKLSAQHIEKDIDAALEVGVDYIILDGRGGGTGAAPLLFRDNISVPTIPALARARRHLDTLERRDVTLIITGGLRVPADFIKALALGADAVALSNSALQAIGCIGMRACHTNNCPVGIATQKEHLRRRIVIEESAQRLSNFFQASVELMQVMARACGHRSLSEFSIDDLVTWKKEIADLSGIPFGGIRD; encoded by the coding sequence ATGAAAAAAATCAGAGTCGCCGAGTGGAAGGATTTAGAAGACCGTAAACCCGTTTATGCGCTCGTCGCGAATGTCGATCTCGTGGTTTTTCGTTGCGACTCAGAAGTATCCGCTTTTTATGGTCGCTGTCCTCATCGCGGCGCATTGCTGGCGGACGGTTTCATTAAAGGCGACAATCTGATCTGCGGCGTTCATTACTGGGATTTCAGATGCGATACCGGAATCAGCGAATATAACAACGAAGAGCAATTGCCCAAATTCAATGCATGGGTCGAAGACGGCGGCGTCTATCTTGACGAAGAGGAGATCACTGCTTGGGAGGTGGATCATCCGCAGGCCTACGCTCGGGACGAGTATCAGGGCCTATACGCAGATCACGAAGGAACCGAAGATGAACCGCATACCAGTTTCATTCAGCAACTAGCCAAAAATGCTTTGTCGAAGTTGGGACATCATGGCCCAATGGCGGCGATGGGCGTTCCGGGGCAGGAGCTTCCCAAATGGGACGACATTCAATTCGTCACCGCGCAATTAGCCTCCATGCCTTTGCTTGAGGACGAATCGGTAAACACAGAGGTCGTCGTCGGCCCCGGCGCTAAAAAACCGCTCCGGCTGGATATTCCCCTGATTGTCTCCGACATGAGCTTTGGCGCCCTCTCTGAAGAAGCGAAAATATCGCTCGCCCTCGGAGCCGAAAAGGCGGGAACCGGAATCTGTAGCGGCGAGGGAGGAATGCTTCCCGAAGAACAAAAAGCCAACAGTCGATACTTTTATGAACTGGCGTCGGCGCGATTCGGTTTCTCAATGGACAAACTGAAAGACGTCCAGGCCTTCCATTTCAAAGGCGGTCAGGGAGCTAAAACCGGAACAGGAGGCCATCTACCAGGCGAAAAAGTTAAAGGAAAAATCGCCACGGTTCGCGGCTTGAAAGAAGGCGAAGCGGCGGTATCGCCCCCGCGATTTCCAGACTGGGACTCGATCGAACCCATCAAAGAGTTCGCGCAAAAAGTGAGGGAAGAAACCGGAGGCATTCCCATCGGCTATAAACTGTCTGCGCAACATATAGAAAAAGATATCGACGCCGCTCTTGAAGTGGGCGTGGACTACATCATCCTCGACGGTCGAGGCGGTGGGACGGGCGCGGCTCCGCTGTTGTTCCGCGACAATATTTCCGTCCCCACCATTCCAGCTTTGGCGCGCGCGCGGCGACATCTGGATACATTGGAACGCAGGGACGTCACTCTCATCATCACCGGCGGACTTCGGGTTCCAGCGGATTTCATCAAAGCCCTTGCGCTTGGGGCGGACGCGGTTGCGCTCTCTAACTCGGCGTTACAGGCGATTGGCTGTATCGGCATGAGAGCCTGCCACACCAATAATTGCCCGGTGGGTATCGCCACTCAAAAGGAACACCTGAGACGCCGAATCGTGATCGAAGAATCGGCTCAGCGTCTGAGCAATTTTTTTCAGGCCTCGGTGGAATTGATGCAGGTCATGGCCCGAGCCTGCGGGCATCGTTCTCTGAGCGAATTCTCCATCGACGATTTGGTGACCTGGAAAAAAGAGATCGCCGATCTTTCAGGAATCCCATTCGGCGGCATAAGAGACTGA